The following are encoded together in the Pseudomonas xantholysinigenes genome:
- a CDS encoding ShlB/FhaC/HecB family hemolysin secretion/activation protein: MALLPLTSLKADPASQQLREQQQGLHQQERLQQLERWQRAPLIEPHADYDTANPRRGSRCWSITGVRLDGNRHLGQAQLQPVVQALSQPCMGVADIQRLLVGLTQRYVEAGYPTARPYLARYPEHGQPLDITLVEGFIESIELADPDLPLSLRGAFPDIPGNALYLPDLEQGLDQLNRLRAYDLGIELLPGTQLGGTRVIVEPRRVSAPWHLDARFDNRGSALTGRHRLSLGLGLDSPLGLNDDLRLSLVSTVFDAPGRSQGASLYYGLPYGPWTFSLNASQMRYHAPLAQTRFTSSGQSELFALGSERVLWRNQRGMLSASARVEHKQLTNHIGRTLIALQSPTLSSVEAGLNLLWLDHGLWSAYAGVSQGVDWFGADQPLPDARAPRPDFTKYRANLLHLRQGSAQWPWHWQSELALQYSRDLLPAVEQVQLTDHTAVRGFRQHTMAGASAAVWRNTLSQPLPLDWARPLQMRPSIGLDIGWTRFSQDSPSQRLASASAGLELTLPPTSRLRLDYQQALYASDRPTKTLEKGFWVMEWTLAL, from the coding sequence ATGGCACTGCTCCCCCTCACCAGCCTCAAGGCCGATCCAGCCAGCCAGCAACTGCGTGAGCAACAGCAGGGGCTGCACCAACAGGAACGCCTGCAACAGCTGGAACGCTGGCAGCGTGCGCCGCTCATCGAGCCCCATGCTGACTACGACACCGCCAACCCTCGGCGTGGCTCGCGCTGCTGGTCGATCACCGGCGTGCGACTGGACGGCAATCGACACCTCGGCCAGGCGCAGTTACAGCCTGTGGTCCAAGCCCTTTCACAACCTTGCATGGGTGTCGCCGACATCCAGCGGCTGCTCGTAGGGCTGACCCAGCGCTATGTCGAGGCAGGCTACCCCACTGCCCGCCCGTACCTGGCCCGCTACCCGGAGCACGGCCAACCACTCGATATCACCCTCGTCGAGGGTTTCATCGAGTCGATCGAACTGGCAGACCCCGACCTGCCCCTGTCGCTACGCGGTGCCTTTCCCGACATACCGGGCAACGCCCTGTACCTGCCCGACCTCGAACAGGGGCTTGATCAGCTCAATCGGCTAAGGGCGTACGACCTGGGTATCGAACTGCTGCCCGGCACGCAATTGGGTGGCACCCGGGTGATCGTCGAACCACGCCGGGTAAGCGCACCCTGGCACCTGGACGCGCGCTTTGACAACCGCGGCAGCGCACTGACCGGACGCCATCGCCTGAGCCTGGGCTTGGGCCTGGACAGCCCGCTGGGCCTGAACGACGACCTGCGCCTTTCACTGGTTTCCACGGTGTTCGATGCCCCCGGTCGAAGCCAGGGCGCCAGCCTTTACTACGGCCTGCCCTACGGCCCCTGGACCTTCAGCCTCAATGCCAGCCAGATGCGTTATCACGCCCCGCTGGCGCAGACCCGCTTCACCAGCAGTGGCCAAAGCGAACTCTTCGCCCTAGGTAGCGAGCGTGTGCTCTGGCGTAACCAACGGGGCATGCTCAGCGCCAGCGCACGGGTGGAACATAAGCAACTGACTAACCACATCGGCCGCACGCTCATCGCTCTGCAAAGCCCCACCCTCTCCAGCGTGGAAGCCGGCCTCAACCTGCTGTGGCTCGACCATGGCCTCTGGAGCGCCTACGCCGGCGTCAGCCAGGGCGTGGACTGGTTCGGCGCCGACCAGCCACTGCCAGATGCCAGGGCCCCTCGCCCAGACTTCACCAAGTACCGCGCCAACCTGTTGCACCTGCGCCAGGGCTCCGCTCAATGGCCCTGGCACTGGCAGAGCGAGCTGGCCCTGCAATACAGCCGCGACCTGCTGCCCGCCGTAGAACAAGTGCAACTCACCGACCACACGGCGGTGCGTGGTTTTCGCCAGCACACCATGGCCGGTGCCAGCGCCGCCGTGTGGCGCAACACCCTCAGCCAGCCACTGCCGCTGGATTGGGCCCGGCCTCTGCAAATGCGCCCAAGCATCGGCCTGGACATAGGCTGGACCCGCTTCAGCCAAGACAGCCCTTCACAACGCCTGGCCAGCGCCAGCGCGGGGCTCGAACTGACCCTGCCACCGACCAGCCGACTGCGCCTCGACTACCAGCAAGCCCTGTATGCCAGCGATCGTCCAACCAAGACCTTGGAAAAAGGGTTCTGGGTCATGGAGTGGACCCTCGCGCTCTGA
- a CDS encoding hemagglutinin repeat-containing protein, translating to MTRSTCTYTATKPNKLRWAIALAILGSTHAQAEVLLRPETDNPQIIDHSHAAPVVNIAAPDANGLSHNKFLDYNVGQVGLVLNNALGNGLSTLVGELSANPRFQSQAASTILNEVVGHSASLIAGPQEIFGQRADYLLANPNGIAVNGGHFINTATASLVVGTPVFQDNKLHRLSTEHAKGALQVQARDKDNPGLRNMEGALHLIAPRLDSTGQLAAKDELQVVVGRNRVDSATAEIAEIFQPESVSIDAQLLGAMNAGRIRLKSTALGAGVRMGPTWVTSGSDISLESAGALDIVGEHDRPVYLDAKHGALSLRSVDDMQLTSVGARAQHIAIESGNKLNVNASGLNLPTQSPPDHITKYEANKLRSAGDVTLTSADHMKLTGVQVVAAGTLHLESNDSVEILAGLYEGQSEQDAEDHHSIHTRQTAISSRLQAQDIDIEAAADLIVRGSALNSSGALKANAKTVTLEHQTLFERSDTNRQSGHLNSTYTWSAAASALQGQSLDIRGEDVRITNSHLTSYGDAHLEASAGPLVLESAETTTRSSQFTPGLTFFDKPIGHESTQTTSKKARHSTVTSQGNLALKSAGELRIHGADLKATRDLSLRAGGELTLDSSTSSLASTQSILDPGFAAGIRETLDPQDGKPGSRQWEFYVGIERPEQTTEKSETTQNASTVKGATVSLESGSLVLANGAQISASQGDLTLKGPTVSISAAYDKAEGKLQLSNLGAGLSYSAGVERIGSAWEGSRENQMSHATISKALLSELSANGNITITSDRLLTEGARVTAGKALQIDTGNISNRAAKEVVERTSLIDRWRASIGVSLEYFGWTKPIIEVIDNKPADRFQQASIEEALSPPSIGVDVTWRMKDRVESEHDSRAKVSELNGATIKVNADVIDDQGTVWRANTGTLDITARQHLHLAAENSSERHVKNLDASADLRVDTTTGKDVGIRIAGKSEALDSLQSTSTAVRGHLDGHGGVSLKLSGDGLYKGSQITSKDGKVTIRAGGDLAFTPGTDVSGSTEEQVKRNGRIKLSTKPGEKGGEARGYVDLNNKYTTQTTAQVAQIDSKGEVMISSGLEQSHEGTRINSEQGISLYSGKRLSITEARNVQQVDGNRYDGGFELVAKLGATRGGGLGGHLGTGTLDENDSQAVGAILSTEGKLTLSSRAQDDQALHLRGVQASSGLLDLQAGMGGMLIEASDDRELHDSLDVTGGLGVISTKGGTDTRGIFARAKVELDRRDNQTWNASTLKANHINLNSLGDTRLEGVSLQTGTLDAKIGGDLHIASRQDKVNTLTVKTDLGGSHERNPQGFLTAVNAVGGRWGKEAKEQLGDLHKQSEHGTLMVDVLREVRDDVQHQAVIAASEGMNLKVGGTTRLVGARLESAAGDVNLETGETSTETLNGSSYHRAVAVNLTNYLPELVMMVGRSAQNQDPLKGENPVDLLLLKTSGHAVEGQWTPYVKGQID from the coding sequence ATGACTCGATCAACCTGTACTTACACCGCCACCAAACCCAACAAGCTGCGCTGGGCAATCGCTCTCGCCATCCTGGGTAGCACCCACGCCCAGGCGGAAGTTCTGCTCAGGCCAGAAACCGATAATCCACAAATCATCGACCACAGCCATGCCGCGCCTGTGGTCAACATCGCCGCCCCTGATGCCAATGGCCTGTCCCACAACAAATTCCTCGACTACAACGTCGGTCAGGTGGGCCTGGTCTTGAACAATGCCCTGGGGAACGGGCTGTCGACCCTGGTCGGTGAGCTGTCCGCCAACCCCCGATTCCAGAGCCAGGCGGCCTCGACCATCCTCAACGAAGTGGTCGGCCACAGTGCATCGCTCATCGCAGGGCCTCAGGAAATATTTGGCCAGCGCGCCGACTACCTGCTCGCAAACCCCAATGGCATTGCCGTCAACGGTGGGCACTTCATCAATACCGCCACCGCCAGCCTCGTGGTCGGCACGCCCGTCTTCCAGGACAATAAACTGCACCGTCTTTCGACCGAACACGCCAAGGGAGCCCTGCAAGTACAAGCGCGCGACAAGGACAATCCCGGCCTACGCAACATGGAGGGCGCCCTGCACTTGATCGCGCCGCGCCTGGATAGCACAGGACAACTCGCGGCGAAGGATGAACTACAGGTCGTCGTGGGGCGCAATCGTGTCGACAGCGCCACAGCCGAGATCGCTGAAATCTTCCAGCCCGAATCGGTCAGTATCGATGCACAGCTGCTGGGCGCGATGAACGCGGGCCGCATTCGCCTGAAGAGCACGGCCTTGGGCGCGGGCGTGCGCATGGGGCCGACCTGGGTCACCTCGGGCAGCGACATCAGCCTCGAGTCTGCCGGGGCGCTGGACATCGTCGGCGAGCATGATCGCCCGGTATACCTCGATGCCAAGCACGGCGCGTTAAGCCTGAGAAGCGTCGATGATATGCAATTGACGTCTGTCGGCGCCCGTGCCCAACACATCGCGATAGAATCGGGCAATAAGCTGAACGTGAATGCGTCAGGACTGAATCTCCCTACGCAATCGCCTCCTGACCACATCACAAAGTATGAAGCCAACAAGCTTCGAAGCGCTGGCGACGTTACGCTGACATCCGCTGACCACATGAAATTGACAGGCGTCCAAGTGGTCGCTGCGGGGACGCTACACCTCGAAAGCAACGACAGCGTGGAGATTCTTGCCGGCCTGTATGAAGGACAATCCGAACAGGACGCTGAAGACCATCACAGTATCCATACCAGGCAAACCGCGATCAGTAGCCGACTACAAGCACAGGACATAGACATTGAGGCGGCTGCAGATTTGATTGTCCGAGGCAGCGCGCTCAACAGTTCCGGCGCCCTGAAGGCCAACGCCAAAACGGTTACCCTGGAGCACCAGACGCTGTTTGAACGCTCAGACACAAACCGTCAGAGCGGGCACCTCAATAGCACGTATACATGGAGCGCCGCCGCCAGTGCTCTACAAGGCCAATCCCTGGATATCAGAGGCGAAGACGTCAGAATCACCAACAGCCATCTGACCAGTTACGGCGACGCCCATCTGGAAGCCAGCGCGGGCCCACTGGTGCTGGAAAGCGCTGAAACGACCACGAGGTCTAGTCAGTTCACGCCAGGCTTGACATTCTTCGACAAACCGATCGGTCACGAGAGTACGCAGACCACGAGCAAGAAGGCTCGCCACAGCACTGTCACCTCACAAGGCAACCTTGCGCTGAAGAGCGCCGGCGAGTTGCGGATACACGGCGCCGACCTCAAGGCTACACGTGATCTCAGCTTGCGTGCCGGTGGTGAACTGACCCTCGACAGCAGTACGTCGAGCCTCGCAAGCACCCAATCGATTCTGGACCCTGGCTTCGCCGCAGGCATTCGAGAAACGCTGGATCCGCAGGATGGCAAGCCTGGCTCCCGCCAGTGGGAATTTTATGTGGGTATCGAGCGCCCCGAGCAGACCACCGAGAAATCAGAGACCACACAAAACGCCAGCACGGTGAAGGGCGCAACCGTGAGCCTCGAAAGTGGCAGCCTCGTACTGGCCAATGGCGCCCAGATCAGCGCCAGCCAGGGTGATCTAACCCTGAAAGGCCCGACCGTTTCCATTTCCGCCGCCTATGACAAAGCAGAGGGCAAACTGCAGCTCTCCAACCTCGGCGCAGGCTTGTCATACAGCGCGGGCGTCGAGCGAATCGGCAGCGCCTGGGAGGGCAGCCGCGAAAATCAAATGTCGCATGCCACCATCAGCAAAGCGTTGCTCAGTGAGCTCTCGGCTAACGGCAACATTACTATCACCAGCGACAGGCTGCTCACCGAAGGCGCCCGGGTCACGGCTGGCAAGGCTCTGCAGATCGATACCGGCAACATCAGCAACCGCGCCGCCAAGGAAGTCGTCGAGCGCACCAGCCTGATCGACAGATGGCGAGCCAGCATCGGTGTCAGCTTGGAGTACTTCGGCTGGACCAAACCAATAATCGAAGTCATTGACAACAAGCCCGCCGATCGCTTCCAGCAGGCCTCCATAGAGGAAGCGCTTTCGCCGCCTAGCATCGGCGTAGATGTAACCTGGCGCATGAAGGACCGCGTCGAGTCCGAGCATGACTCCAGGGCCAAGGTAAGCGAACTGAACGGCGCGACGATCAAGGTCAATGCGGATGTCATCGATGACCAAGGCACCGTCTGGCGCGCGAACACCGGCACACTGGACATCACTGCCAGACAGCACCTCCACCTGGCGGCCGAGAACAGCAGCGAACGCCACGTGAAAAATCTGGATGCCAGTGCCGACCTGCGCGTGGACACGACTACCGGCAAGGATGTTGGCATTCGCATCGCAGGCAAGAGCGAGGCACTCGACAGCCTGCAATCGACCAGCACCGCCGTGCGTGGCCATCTTGACGGGCATGGAGGGGTGTCACTGAAGCTCAGCGGTGATGGCCTTTACAAAGGCAGCCAGATCACCTCGAAAGACGGAAAGGTAACCATACGCGCCGGCGGCGATCTTGCCTTTACCCCAGGCACCGACGTCAGCGGTTCGACCGAAGAGCAAGTGAAGCGCAACGGCCGGATCAAGCTCAGCACCAAACCGGGTGAGAAAGGCGGCGAAGCTCGCGGCTACGTGGACCTGAACAATAAGTACACCACGCAGACCACTGCCCAGGTGGCGCAAATCGACAGTAAAGGCGAAGTCATGATCAGCAGTGGTCTCGAGCAATCACACGAAGGCACACGCATCAACAGTGAACAAGGCATCAGTCTGTACAGTGGCAAGCGCCTGAGCATTACGGAGGCGCGCAATGTCCAACAGGTTGACGGCAACCGCTATGACGGTGGCTTCGAGCTGGTCGCCAAGCTGGGCGCCACCCGGGGCGGTGGACTTGGCGGCCACCTTGGTACAGGCACCCTGGATGAGAATGACAGCCAGGCCGTAGGGGCAATATTGAGTACCGAGGGCAAGCTGACGCTCAGCAGCCGTGCACAAGATGACCAGGCCCTGCACCTGCGTGGGGTGCAGGCCTCAAGCGGCCTTCTGGACCTGCAAGCAGGCATGGGTGGCATGCTGATCGAAGCATCGGACGACCGCGAGCTGCATGACAGCCTCGATGTGACCGGTGGCCTGGGCGTGATCAGCACCAAGGGCGGCACCGATACCCGAGGCATCTTCGCTCGCGCCAAGGTCGAACTGGATCGACGCGACAACCAGACCTGGAATGCCAGCACCCTGAAGGCCAACCATATCAATCTGAACAGCCTAGGCGATACGCGCCTGGAAGGCGTAAGCCTGCAAACCGGGACCCTCGACGCCAAGATTGGCGGTGATCTGCACATTGCCAGCCGCCAGGACAAGGTCAATACCTTGACGGTGAAGACCGACCTGGGCGGCAGTCATGAAAGAAACCCTCAAGGTTTCCTGACCGCCGTCAACGCTGTGGGTGGACGTTGGGGCAAGGAAGCCAAGGAGCAATTGGGCGACCTGCACAAGCAGAGCGAGCATGGCACGTTGATGGTCGATGTGTTGCGCGAGGTGCGCGATGATGTGCAGCACCAAGCCGTCATCGCGGCCAGCGAAGGTATGAATCTGAAGGTCGGCGGCACCACGCGCTTGGTAGGCGCCCGCCTGGAATCCGCCGCAGGTGATGTCAACCTCGAGACGGGCGAGACCTCCACTGAAACGTTGAACGGCAGCAGCTACCATCGCGCGGTAGCGGTCAACCTGACCAACTACCTGCCCGAACTGGTCATGATGGTGGGCCGTAGCGCGCAGAATCAGGACCCTCTCAAAGGCGAAAATCCGGTGGATCTGCTTCTGCTCAAGACCAGTGGTCATGCTGTCGAAGGGCAGTGGACGCCCTATGTCAAAGGTCAGATTGACTGA
- the gspN gene encoding type II secretion system protein N, producing the protein MKRRALCWVSLVFGLTLLAELPASWLAAGMRLPAQGVSGTLWQGQVLQVADVGPIQWHWRPWQRDLHIRLGFQGQAWQLGLGGWPWRWQAELQALGAQHSVAAGYRLAGQWQGRIDVQGAGFSCQRATGSIMVTDLAMREPWSLALGHGSLVVACAKGVHAIAQLSQDGQHQLRLEADLARRSAQVDLELQADAALIPVLRAGQWLGEDSRAGRKTVRW; encoded by the coding sequence ATGAAGCGGCGCGCGCTGTGTTGGGTGAGCCTGGTGTTTGGCTTGACCCTGTTGGCCGAACTGCCGGCAAGCTGGCTGGCCGCCGGCATGCGGCTGCCTGCCCAGGGCGTATCAGGCACGCTGTGGCAGGGACAGGTGTTGCAGGTCGCTGATGTCGGGCCGATTCAATGGCACTGGCGTCCCTGGCAGCGGGACCTGCACATTCGCCTGGGCTTCCAGGGCCAGGCCTGGCAGTTGGGCCTTGGCGGTTGGCCCTGGCGCTGGCAGGCCGAGTTGCAGGCGTTGGGCGCGCAGCACAGTGTCGCGGCGGGTTACCGTTTGGCTGGCCAGTGGCAGGGGAGGATTGATGTGCAGGGCGCAGGGTTTAGCTGCCAACGGGCAACGGGCAGCATCATGGTGACCGACCTGGCCATGCGCGAGCCATGGTCGTTGGCGTTGGGCCATGGTTCGCTGGTCGTGGCTTGTGCCAAGGGTGTGCACGCCATTGCGCAGTTGAGTCAGGACGGGCAGCACCAGCTGCGCCTGGAGGCCGACCTGGCTAGGCGTTCGGCGCAGGTCGACCTCGAGTTGCAGGCGGATGCGGCATTGATCCCTGTGCTGCGCGCGGGTCAATGGCTGGGTGAGGACAGCCGGGCGGGGCGCAAGACCGTCAGGTGGTAG
- the gspM gene encoding type II secretion system protein GspM: MRGEWLQRKRMSLAWGLVGLLLAVLALREGMAWWREQGQWRSLAESVATLEPGAPMSLERLRQSAQARGIALDDVQPEGEGWQVRGKVAQAQALQGWLQALAEEGAQPLQWALARETDGLRFDVRVRP; the protein is encoded by the coding sequence ATGCGGGGCGAGTGGTTGCAGCGCAAACGCATGTCGCTGGCCTGGGGGCTGGTGGGGTTGTTGCTCGCCGTGCTGGCATTGCGCGAGGGCATGGCCTGGTGGCGGGAGCAGGGCCAGTGGCGGAGCCTGGCTGAGTCGGTGGCTACGCTTGAGCCTGGAGCACCCATGAGCCTGGAGCGCCTGCGCCAGTCGGCCCAGGCCCGCGGTATCGCCCTGGATGATGTACAGCCAGAAGGCGAGGGGTGGCAGGTGCGTGGCAAGGTTGCCCAGGCGCAGGCCCTGCAAGGTTGGCTTCAGGCCTTGGCCGAGGAGGGCGCGCAACCCTTGCAGTGGGCGCTGGCGCGGGAAACCGATGGCCTGCGCTTCGATGTGCGGGTACGGCCATGA
- a CDS encoding GspL/Epsl periplasmic domain-containing protein, producing MKREWWRRAARQPWLLVRPGEAWGWLLVEHGLPVREGTGAPPTGLDARVALVVPGEHCSHFQLTAPPGLKREEWPLLLEDRLAQACDEVVCAGLGRQAGELRFWVVSQQALARWREQCAQWGLLVERCWAEFQLLPELGQGEAWQWQRGEMDLFQGRDPTGRTRWLAWPRQATFRPALTGLQGSLHRVQGRWPETLANFENLPGLFETRRARASIRLSLAQRRLMAACLLLAATWGSVWGIQQWRQAQLYREQVVAVTGVQASPGQAAQALRRLRGAQQEHQVRLQRLDGLQAQLQDWLSEHPGWQLRAVRFDGQRWHLELEGDGEAPPWQAMAAAQGAQVTVDMTSRQASFDLEGA from the coding sequence ATGAAGCGTGAGTGGTGGCGTCGCGCAGCGCGCCAGCCTTGGTTGCTGGTCCGTCCCGGCGAAGCCTGGGGCTGGTTGCTGGTCGAGCACGGCTTGCCTGTGCGTGAAGGAACCGGGGCGCCGCCGACCGGGCTCGATGCACGGGTTGCTCTGGTTGTGCCGGGGGAACATTGCAGCCATTTCCAGTTGACCGCGCCACCTGGGCTCAAGCGCGAGGAGTGGCCGTTATTGCTCGAGGATCGTCTGGCTCAAGCCTGCGATGAGGTGGTGTGTGCCGGCCTGGGCCGGCAAGCGGGCGAGCTGCGCTTTTGGGTGGTCAGTCAGCAGGCACTGGCGCGCTGGCGGGAGCAATGTGCCCAATGGGGGTTGCTGGTGGAGCGCTGCTGGGCCGAGTTCCAGTTGCTGCCCGAGCTTGGGCAGGGTGAGGCCTGGCAGTGGCAACGTGGGGAGATGGACCTCTTTCAGGGGCGCGACCCGACGGGCAGGACGCGCTGGTTGGCCTGGCCGAGGCAAGCGACCTTCAGACCAGCATTGACTGGGTTGCAAGGCTCCCTGCACCGTGTGCAAGGGCGATGGCCAGAAACCCTGGCCAACTTCGAAAACTTGCCGGGCTTGTTCGAGACCCGTCGGGCCAGAGCCAGCATTCGGCTTTCGCTGGCCCAGCGGCGTCTGATGGCTGCTTGCCTGTTGCTGGCAGCGACCTGGGGGAGCGTGTGGGGTATCCAGCAGTGGCGCCAGGCACAGCTCTACCGCGAGCAAGTCGTGGCCGTGACCGGCGTCCAGGCCTCACCCGGGCAGGCCGCCCAGGCGCTGCGGCGACTACGTGGCGCGCAACAGGAACACCAGGTGCGCCTGCAGCGGCTCGATGGGCTGCAAGCGCAGTTGCAAGACTGGTTGAGCGAACATCCCGGTTGGCAACTGCGCGCAGTGCGCTTCGATGGCCAACGTTGGCACCTGGAACTGGAGGGTGACGGCGAAGCGCCGCCGTGGCAGGCCATGGCGGCGGCGCAGGGGGCACAGGTGACGGTCGACATGACCTCACGCCAGGCATCGTTCGACTTGGAGGGCGCGTGA
- a CDS encoding prepilin-type N-terminal cleavage/methylation domain-containing protein translates to MKRRQVGMTLIELLVALALTALLGVMLAALVNGWLKVRERLDEQVRETGVLDFCLALERRFDNPVLRRLYEQRLPLAVRWLDWQPDRQQLLWVAAAAWPEAEGGSRLQRQRLRFEAREQRLLLESSADLYAAALPQWVVRERLERVSDLRVLYHQAGRWLAWPSDQPAHPGRGVRVELVRDGAPYACTFVLPWGRS, encoded by the coding sequence ATGAAACGACGTCAGGTGGGCATGACCCTGATCGAGTTGCTGGTGGCCCTGGCCTTGACCGCCTTGCTGGGCGTGATGCTGGCCGCGCTGGTCAATGGCTGGCTGAAGGTGCGGGAGCGCCTTGATGAGCAGGTGCGGGAAACCGGTGTGCTGGATTTCTGCCTGGCTTTGGAGCGGCGCTTCGACAACCCAGTGCTGCGGCGTCTGTACGAACAGCGCCTGCCATTGGCGGTGCGCTGGCTTGACTGGCAGCCCGACCGCCAGCAGCTGCTGTGGGTGGCCGCTGCGGCCTGGCCCGAGGCCGAGGGCGGTTCGCGCCTGCAACGCCAGCGTTTGCGTTTCGAGGCTCGTGAACAGCGCCTGCTGCTGGAAAGCTCAGCCGATCTCTATGCGGCAGCGCTGCCGCAATGGGTGGTGCGCGAGCGCCTGGAGCGGGTCAGTGACCTGCGTGTGCTTTACCACCAGGCAGGCCGCTGGCTGGCCTGGCCTTCCGATCAACCCGCGCACCCTGGGCGTGGCGTGCGCGTGGAGCTTGTGCGTGATGGAGCACCTTATGCCTGTACTTTCGTTCTGCCGTGGGGGCGCTCATGA
- a CDS encoding type II secretion system protein, with translation MKRRQRGFTLLEVSVALGIAAVLAVITSQVLRQRLAVQDTVQQHRLGLLCARELQARFVVEQYWPAADQDRGVLAEGGQDCHWQLQLRRTGVRDLRRGELLLYADRDQRLPLGQYKVFLERP, from the coding sequence ATGAAGCGCAGGCAACGCGGGTTTACCTTGCTCGAAGTGAGTGTTGCCCTCGGCATTGCAGCAGTCCTCGCGGTGATCACCAGCCAGGTCCTGCGCCAGCGCCTGGCGGTGCAGGACACCGTGCAGCAACATCGCCTGGGCCTGTTGTGCGCGCGGGAGCTGCAAGCGCGTTTCGTGGTCGAGCAGTACTGGCCGGCAGCCGACCAGGACCGTGGCGTCTTGGCCGAGGGTGGCCAGGACTGCCATTGGCAACTGCAGTTGCGCCGCACCGGTGTGCGTGACCTGCGTCGGGGCGAGCTGTTGCTGTATGCCGACCGTGACCAGCGCTTGCCGCTGGGGCAGTACAAGGTCTTCCTGGAGCGGCCATGA
- the gspH gene encoding type II secretion system minor pseudopilin GspH — MCLQRGFSLLELLVVLAIAALMTSLAVAWLDSGRSSVDQALDRLAASTLAQADLARHAGHLRGLRWNGQRPEFVRRQGDRWQVEAVALGDWPKGLRPDWPASQTPALLFTPDGWARPGTVRWRWAEGGRRWDWERSGQLRVSVMP, encoded by the coding sequence CTGTGTCTCCAGCGCGGCTTCAGCCTACTCGAACTGCTGGTGGTACTGGCCATCGCCGCGCTGATGACCAGCTTGGCCGTGGCCTGGCTCGACAGCGGCAGGAGCAGCGTCGACCAAGCGCTTGACCGTCTGGCCGCCAGCACACTGGCTCAGGCAGACCTGGCCCGGCATGCCGGGCACCTGCGGGGCTTGCGCTGGAACGGCCAGCGCCCCGAGTTCGTCCGTCGGCAGGGTGACCGATGGCAGGTAGAGGCCGTGGCGCTGGGCGATTGGCCAAAAGGCCTGCGCCCCGACTGGCCAGCCAGCCAGACACCCGCGCTGCTGTTCACCCCCGATGGTTGGGCCCGCCCGGGCACGGTGCGTTGGCGCTGGGCCGAGGGCGGCCGGCGCTGGGACTGGGAGCGCAGCGGGCAATTACGCGTGAGCGTGATGCCATGA
- the gspG gene encoding type II secretion system major pseudopilin GspG: protein MQRRPTRQRGFTLMEIMVVIFIIGLLIAVVAPSVLGNQDKAMKQKVMADLATLEQALDMYRLDNLRFPSNEQGLAALAKKPTQEPLPRSWRSDGYIRRLPEDPWGTPYQYRMPGEHGRVDVYSLGADGQPGGDGLDADLGNWAL from the coding sequence ATGCAACGACGACCTACCCGCCAACGTGGCTTCACGCTGATGGAAATCATGGTGGTGATCTTCATCATCGGCCTGCTGATCGCGGTGGTCGCGCCCAGCGTGCTGGGCAACCAGGACAAGGCCATGAAGCAGAAGGTCATGGCCGACCTTGCGACCCTGGAGCAGGCGCTGGACATGTATCGTCTGGACAACCTGCGTTTCCCCAGCAACGAACAGGGGCTGGCGGCGCTGGCGAAGAAGCCGACCCAGGAACCGCTGCCGCGCAGTTGGCGCAGTGATGGTTACATCCGTCGTTTGCCGGAAGATCCGTGGGGGACGCCGTACCAGTACCGCATGCCGGGTGAGCATGGGCGGGTCGATGTGTATTCGCTGGGCGCCGATGGCCAGCCCGGTGGTGACGGGTTGGATGCCGATTTGGGCAACTGGGCGCTTTGA